From a region of the Nothobranchius furzeri strain GRZ-AD chromosome 12, NfurGRZ-RIMD1, whole genome shotgun sequence genome:
- the junbb gene encoding junB proto-oncogene, AP-1 transcription factor subunit b isoform X1 gives MSTKMEQPFYHDDSFLSAYGHSDAAMHDYKLLKQNMNLNSTEPYRNLKCQLRAEADPYQGAQQDVGSLKLASPELERLIIQNGNGVITTPTPGQYFYNRGITDEQEGFAEGFVKALDELHKMNQMPPPNVSIGAGGVTCSAAGPGIFGSALQPEAPIYTTLNAYCPNTSLSSAPSNPSATISYLPPHQQSHTQTSAHGAHHFQPSLSGYGINPQRLVAMKEEPQIVPDLLSSDGSPPMSPIDLETQERIKAERKRLRNRLAATKCRKRKLERIARLEEKVKVLKNDNAGLSSTASVLRDQVAQLKQKVLTHVSSGCQLMLTSKIEAF, from the coding sequence ATGTCCACAAAGATGGAGCAGCCTTTTTATCATGACGACTCTTTTCTGTCGGCTTACGGCCACTCAGACGCAGCCATGCACGACTACAAACTGCTAAAGCAGAACATGAATTTGAACTCGACAGAGCCCTATCGCAACCTGAAGTGCCAGCTGAGAGCCGAGGCGGACCCGTACCAGGGCGCGCAACAGGACGTGGGCTCCCTGAAGCTGGCCTCGCCGGAGCTGGAGCGGCTCATCATCCAGAACGGCAACGGGGTGATCACCACTCCCACCCCGGGCCAGTACTTCTACAACCGGGGCATTACCGACGAGCAGGAGGGCTTCGCGGAGGGCTTCGTGAAGGCGCTGGACGAGCTCCACAAGATGAACCAGATGCCCCCTCCCAACGTGTCCATCGGTGCCGGTGGAGTTACGTGTTCGGCGGCGGGCCCTGGCATCTTTGGGTCCGCCTTGCAGCCGGAGGCTCCCATCTACACGACGCTGAACGCATACTGCCCCAACACCAGCCTCTCCTCTGCACCCAGCAACCCCAGCGCCACCATCAGCTACCTGCCGCCCCACCAGCAGAGCCACACGCAGACCTCAGCGCACGGCGCGCACCACTTTCAGCCATCGCTCTCCGGCTACGGGATCAACCCGCAGCGACTCGTCGCCATGAAGGAAGAGCCGCAGATCGTGCCCGACCTGCTCAGCAGCGACGGCTCGCCTCCGATGTCCCCGATCGACCTGGAGACGCAGGAGCGAATCAAGGCGGAACGCAAGCGGCTGAGGAACCGGCTGGCGGCGACCAAGTGCCGGAAGCGCAAGCTGGAGCGCATCGCCCGGTTGGAGGAGAAGGTGAAAGTCCTGAAGAACGACAACGCGGGGCTGTCAAGCACAGCGTCCGTGCTGCGGGATCAGGTGGCGCAGCTCAAGCAGAAGGTCCTGACGCACGTGAGCAGCGGCTGTCAGCTGATGCTCACCAGCAAGATCGAAGCGTTTTAA
- the junbb gene encoding junB proto-oncogene, AP-1 transcription factor subunit b isoform X2: MHDYKLLKQNMNLNSTEPYRNLKCQLRAEADPYQGAQQDVGSLKLASPELERLIIQNGNGVITTPTPGQYFYNRGITDEQEGFAEGFVKALDELHKMNQMPPPNVSIGAGGVTCSAAGPGIFGSALQPEAPIYTTLNAYCPNTSLSSAPSNPSATISYLPPHQQSHTQTSAHGAHHFQPSLSGYGINPQRLVAMKEEPQIVPDLLSSDGSPPMSPIDLETQERIKAERKRLRNRLAATKCRKRKLERIARLEEKVKVLKNDNAGLSSTASVLRDQVAQLKQKVLTHVSSGCQLMLTSKIEAF; the protein is encoded by the coding sequence ATGCACGACTACAAACTGCTAAAGCAGAACATGAATTTGAACTCGACAGAGCCCTATCGCAACCTGAAGTGCCAGCTGAGAGCCGAGGCGGACCCGTACCAGGGCGCGCAACAGGACGTGGGCTCCCTGAAGCTGGCCTCGCCGGAGCTGGAGCGGCTCATCATCCAGAACGGCAACGGGGTGATCACCACTCCCACCCCGGGCCAGTACTTCTACAACCGGGGCATTACCGACGAGCAGGAGGGCTTCGCGGAGGGCTTCGTGAAGGCGCTGGACGAGCTCCACAAGATGAACCAGATGCCCCCTCCCAACGTGTCCATCGGTGCCGGTGGAGTTACGTGTTCGGCGGCGGGCCCTGGCATCTTTGGGTCCGCCTTGCAGCCGGAGGCTCCCATCTACACGACGCTGAACGCATACTGCCCCAACACCAGCCTCTCCTCTGCACCCAGCAACCCCAGCGCCACCATCAGCTACCTGCCGCCCCACCAGCAGAGCCACACGCAGACCTCAGCGCACGGCGCGCACCACTTTCAGCCATCGCTCTCCGGCTACGGGATCAACCCGCAGCGACTCGTCGCCATGAAGGAAGAGCCGCAGATCGTGCCCGACCTGCTCAGCAGCGACGGCTCGCCTCCGATGTCCCCGATCGACCTGGAGACGCAGGAGCGAATCAAGGCGGAACGCAAGCGGCTGAGGAACCGGCTGGCGGCGACCAAGTGCCGGAAGCGCAAGCTGGAGCGCATCGCCCGGTTGGAGGAGAAGGTGAAAGTCCTGAAGAACGACAACGCGGGGCTGTCAAGCACAGCGTCCGTGCTGCGGGATCAGGTGGCGCAGCTCAAGCAGAAGGTCCTGACGCACGTGAGCAGCGGCTGTCAGCTGATGCTCACCAGCAAGATCGAAGCGTTTTAA